CCGTGGCACCGATGGCATTATTAGCAAAACGGCAACATGTGGCCGGAAGGAGGAATAGAGGACAAGAAGAAATATGTTGTGTGTCCACGGGACATAACAAGAAAGAGCTTTGTTTCCGATGTTAATAATAGTAACAAGCAAGGATGCttagttttgttctttttataTATCTGTCATGTTGTTCGAAGTTAGCGAATAGATGGAGAAAAGGAGAGAGCGTGTGGAgaatactaaaaaaaacactatccTATCAGTTGAACTACTAACCTATAAGCAATTGTATCTAattaaacaaaagcaaagacACGCACAGAAACAAATTTGTAAGTTAACCTGTCTACTGTGTACGGGAAACCGACTCACgagacaaaaaacaacaacaacaacaaaaacacacacaaaagagtATTTTATTATCGTCTATACATCCCTAGTACATTTTCAACTAACGTTTATGTGCGAAACGAAAAGCATAACATTATCGTAAACCAAACACTAGAGTGGAGGTGCCCAGACAACGCAGAtcggaaagcaaaacatgtaAGCAAATAAGAACAAACAACCtacaaaccacacatataCAACTGCAAACGGAAAGCAAATTACACTGCATTACTCATTACGCGTATTACGTATACATCAAACCAAAACCCTTATACGAACAGCAACTTATAACATAACATAGGACCCTTATAAAATAGCAATGCATTACGTCGTAACCGGAAATAACTGAGGAAGGAAAATTGTAAAACCGTGTGTATGGCAGAGAAAAAGATGAAAGAGAAGCCGTATAAAGATGATGCCGAAGCAAGTACCAGTTCTTCGGAACAAAATCCTAGGGTAATATTGCATGAATGTTTTCTATAacctaacaaacaaacaaaaaaaccgaacaaataaataaaacaaaacattaaagaaaaaaacacacacaaaaaatacgcTAAACCTTGGTAAGGGTGTGAGCAaaatagaggaaaaaaagaagaacataaTTCACAAACTACAACAAAAGTTGAAAATAAGATAATGAAGCTCCAACATTCGAACAACATccattgttttggtttgtgcACTAACAATGagcgcaaaaaagcaaaacaaaaacaaaagagttTGACAGAACACAAACCCGAACACAAATATGCACCCAAAAACCTATGACATTTGCAAAAGAAAGCGCGTGATATACAATTCACAATAATTTAGTAAATAATAGAGCAACGAGCGAAAGCGTGTAAAACGACGGAGCGTTACGTGTAAACTATGTTAAGCATTTCTGAAAATGaactaaacacaaaacactAGAATGCATACCGGAATGTGTAATAGAAAGAacgtaaaaaataaatcaagtaTGGTACTAAAGAGAAAACTTAAGACAAAATTGAAGACGGTCAAgcaaaaattaacaaacaatCGAGCGGTTGAAAAACAACATAGGGAACCGGAAACAACAGCAGCCATAAAGCACAACGGTGCGGAGAGAAAAGAAATCACAACACAGTGAAATCGGTCAAAAAGTCTAGTGCGAATTTACTCAAtagtaaaattgaaaatgtaaTTGTCAAAGCGAAACTTTGACACAGCGCGTTAGCTAAACATAATTATTCTGATACGGTGGAAATTTGGATGAAGcatgtttcattttcgttcTCGTACACGTTTATGTCCAGGAACAGTAAGAGATGAAAGTGGaaatgaagatgaagaaaatGGCACTGAGTTTCTGTTTCTGCCTGCAACACGTTTTGTGTCCTGTGGTTCTTAACCAATACTTCCAGCAGCTATTATGAAGCAATCAAAAACCAGTATGGCTTCACCGGTCGTAATCTTCCTCCTACTCATCGCAAACACgctagcaacaacaaacaaaagcgaaataAGTATTTCAATATGTATGCCGGCCGGCACTGACACGTTTCTGCACATTAATCCAACAAATTTGCTGACTtggccaacacacacacgcacacatactcGTGCACGAAACGTTGAAGAAAAATAGAACagaacaacatcaaaattacATTTACAAAAGTACGTAATACATTAAGCAAATCCAGACAAGAGGAGCCACGACAATTTGATACTATCCGAGGCAATACAATGAAAATTACATGGATACATTTGAATGCACGAGTGAGCGTGTCTCCTCTCAGTGTGTGTGGATGCGCCATTTGTGTCAgtaaacagaagaaaaaatcgaGATAAGTcttacagcaaaaacaaacaaaacacaccacaacaaAACGAAATCGACATCCGTTTGCAGCCCTTAACCCCCGGGAAAAGCAGCACAGGTCATTCGGTGCACGTTTGCATATGTTTACGTAGGTTGCTGATTCAATTATCGAACATTACGAGTAAAATATATTGTATTGGATacacatttttaatgaaacaattgcagaaaaaaaacaacaaatagtGGATAATTTTAACAAACTCGTGTTTTGGTAATTTTGgcgtcttttttatttatttttttcttgtgtgtttATTCTTCACATCTGCTCACTAGACCCTTCAATTAAGACGTGTttgaagaatgaaaaaatcaCCTATCAACGTTCTGTTCAACGCTAAGTTCAAAGTTTTAGAAGTTGACGCCTGGTTAAACTAAAAGGAGTCAGGAGCGTTTAAAATAATCTACGTAAAACGTTAGTTCCTTGAAAGTGTGTGGAATAATAAGTGCTTATTCTGTACTCACCGGAAAGTTTTCTACGATCGTAGATTTGTAAAGAAGCTTTAAAATTTCATGAATGTTTTTAGTAAAATCTCTACGATCGGAAAGAAATTAAAGGTTAAAAAGTATGGAAAATTAATGAGCTCTTAGACTTTTTTGACTGAGATGCTGAAAATATTGTTCCGAACGCTGTTTCGACCAGAAACATTTTCGATCAGCTCACGCAAAGTAACATGAAAAGCAATTATTCACACTCTTTCGAAATATTTGTGTGCACCCAGAAATGgttctcttgagaacgaatgaggtaggaaaaaGAAGACAACAACGTTACACAACGTTACACATTACAAcgacaatgaaacaaaagagtgataacaatcgTTCGAAAAATTGTAGCTCTAATGCAAAAGTAATGCGTAAAATATGGTAAACCATCATTTTATTTCACGTTTGACAACCGCTTCGATTGTTGCAGCTTTGATCAAGTGTGTCGTTATCGTTGATCAAGTCGTTGAACTGGAGCATGACATGCGGAATGTATGGAGTACATGGAGCATGACATGCGGAATGTCTACaccttttccaaaacaaaGAGTTGATCGCCAGATAGTCGCTGGCTGctagtccgttatcccggccttaatggcctGTCCTTGtagacggcctaaaaagactttacgggctgggttgtccgtttccatgcgtacaacatggccagcccaccggagcatggcgagcttgatacacTGCGTGACAATGAGGTTGCCGTACATcccgtatagctcgtcattatagcgccTCCTCCATTGttcttccacacatacggggccaagtatccttctgagcatattcctctcgaacgcggccaGAAGGGTTTcatcagatttggacagtgcccatgtctcagaggcgtacgtgagtactggtactatataagtactatatagtcccagcttcgtccgtcgtgacaggttctttgaggtgaactaatttttcaggctgtagaaagaCCGGGTGGCACCCAGCATCCTTACGCGCAGCTCAGCTATCATGCTATATTTGTTGCTGACCTTTGCCCAAGaaaggtgaattgtgggaccacttcaaaagtgcgttcatcTATCTGTTGGACAGGCAAGCCCATCCCGCTGCCGCACTtcggtggtagcaaaaggtcctgagcgttttccatccactttcacctggcaagtgacgttgggcatagtcattctaactagccttatcagtttggccgggattccaaaagagctcatagcttcgtacagttttaccctggctttgctatcatatgcggctttgaagtcaatgaagagatggtatgtgtcgtatCTGTATTCTGCCATCTTCTCCATGATCTGCCACATgatgaagatctgatcagtggttgattttccgtttcggaatcctctatGATAGTTcccgactatctcttcgacgtgcgggacaaggcggtcctgaaggatcagggagaatattttataggcgatattcaacaccgtaatacccctgtagttattgcagtccaacctgtctctcttcttgtatatggggtagataatgccgagattccaatcacaaggcatcgattcgctataccacacctcagtaacaatttgatgaatctcattttctagtcgtgcacctccgtTCTTGACTAGTTCATCTGCAATTCCGTTGGTTCCGGAAAGTGGAAGTGTATAAAATTgttaattttaatcaaaaataccCGTTATGTACCTCTCTCTCCTCTTGTTGccctgctcacgatagagctGGTCGATGTTACATGGCCCGGTAAACaatcattctccaggatgctcggtccctgacTGCAGCCTCCAATCCATGTAGGCACCTGATCTGCAACAGGACTCGCTTTACCTGATCCAGACATCGAGCTCGCTGTGCTCCTCTGTGCGTTATGCCGACCTCAGGATCGCCGGCATCCTCTTATATGTCTCAGCCATCGCCACCGTTAGGATGCACGGTTctccgtacagctcagcaagctcgtgatttatccttctcctccacgatCCAAGCTTGAACACACCATCGAAGATGGTCCGTAAGATGcctcgctcaaacacgcccagagtgtttgcatcctccgctcggatggtccaggaCTTGTAGACCACCGGGtgaatcaatgtgcgatatatctcatATTTTCTCCGCACtatgcgtctccggatttcgctgctgacgtcgttgtccgaagtaacgaccgtcccaAAATTGTCACCAGaactcctttactacctcGAGATTGTCACCGTCACctaatacactgcttctcagatggtctgagtcaccggcaagcaggtactttgtcttcgtcgcattgattctcaatccaattcttgctgctttgcgtttgagtcgggtgtacgcctcacacaccttcgctgttgtcctgccgatgatgtcgatgtcatccacGAAGCCAAGACATTGGAAAGACTGGTAGAGGATCGTGTCatggatgtcgttgtctagcccgcgcttcgaatgacaccttccagggcgatgttgaagagcaggCAAGAGAGTCCGTTACCTTGACTCAGACCCGTGTGAGATCCAATCCACCCCATTCATGATGGGCTCTAACAGCCGGATTAACTTCCCAGGGAAGTTgtaccgctgcatgatgttCCATAGCTCATTCTGGTCTATGGTGTCGTAGACCGtcttgaagtcgatgaacaggtggtgCGTAGGGATTAGGCGCTCTCAATAATTCTGGAGGATTTACCACAGAGTGAAAATTTGGTCAATGGTGAGTTAGTGGCCTCCAACAAACCTAGCATGGTAGCTGCCGACAAAATCTATAGCAAGGGGCACAAGTCTGCAGAACAGAATCTGGGACAGGATCTTGTAGGAAGCATAAAGGACTATGTGTTGGATGCATTACAAGCGGGGCACTCAGGTGCGCTCTCCGCGAGAGCGATCTCTCGTCGGCTGACGAGCACGAGTGCCCACCGTCCCGGTACCGATGGAGATCGATCTCTCGGTACCGATCGGATGAGAGGGAACGTAGGGAGAgatcaagagagagagattagaAGAGATTAGGGGGCATTCGGGAGCGCGACGCGTTCGGAGCAACAGCTCACTATCCTCCCGCGTATAAATGTAATACACTTAATTaggaataaataatataatataatagaaCACAAAACTATGATAGCTCGAAGGTCGAGGAGCCCaacctgtcgccctttttgtagactGGATAGATGTCACCCAGCTTCTAATCCTCTGGTAGCTCCTCATGTTCCCAGATTTTCACGATCAGCTTATGCATTTCGAGTAAGCCTCTCCGGCCCCATCTTGAAGAGCTCGGCAGCCAGCTCCGGTATGCACATATATATAGctgaaaaacgtgaaattcgacatACACTAAAATATGCGAGTTACACTGATGCCTCGGGAGCGCATACGCCTCGTATCACGGTAGCAGACTGTACTCACTGAAACAGGTCTCCGAAATCCAAGAGACTGTTGGAATTATGGCAAAACTAGCTCAGAGACTCTGAAGAGAATTTCGGGCATAGGTGATTCTGTTGAGGCATGGCCAGACTCACAGGCACAATGCAGAACGTATGTCGAAGATGTCCAAGAAGATGAAATAAACACGACTTCTCAAACTATGTAGATTCGGTACATTAGTAATGCCTTATTTCTCAACAAATATATATAGGTTTTTGTATGAATAATCAGTAAAATCAGAAAACGAATGCGATTGTGTcacttttcattttgtttaatacattttaatttacattGAATAGTCCTTATCTCTACGGTAACCGGCCAGACACACAGGTTCCCAATCTACTTGTCCTCCCGAATGAACCGCGGATGGATTCCGTATTCTCTTCAGAACAGAGAGTTTGGTTTTCGTGCAGACAAGGATAAAGAATAACACAATGGGACTTGTTTTCTCTATCGTCTTTTGTTGGTGTAGCTAAGTCACACACGTAGCTCAAACTAGACATTCAGCCCATTCGCTCAGCTAGAACGAAAGGACCTGACTGTTCCAGCCTATGAATAACACATTCGATTAAAATTAATTCTTCAAAATGTTTCCAACTAATgataatacaaaaataaacaatcagtTTTTGGTTTGCCACATCTCTTGACGGATTATCGCTGGAGGTTCAATATACGTACCACGCCAGGGCGTCGATTTGACTTCTCGCCCAGCAATCGTTGCCAGTAAGCTCTGTTAAAATTagggaaagaggaaaaaagggaggaaaCACTTTTGGAGTGTAGATCAATGCCTCGTTTCCTTCTCGTAAGATcggcaaaaggaaaaagaagggATGGAAGGTCAAAAGTAAGCCATATCTTGTAAGGGTGAGGCGAGTGGTATCGTGcgtcgctttctctctctctctctctctctctctctctctctctctctctctctctttctgtacACGTAGTCGTTTGCTGGGCAGGGAAATTGCTAAACCCATCATGCGTAGGACGATTCGAGCTGGTGCCGGTTCTGCTGATGCCGCTGGGCTCGCAGCTCTTTCCTCGTTTCCCGTATCAACTGTTTGGTGGTCGTTTCGTCCGCATCGTCCCACCCACTCCGCTCGCCCTCGTTCCAGTCTTCTAGCTCGTTCTATTATATGAATACGATAGGGAAAATAAAGTTATCGAAATGGTTCCAATTTTCTGCAGCTCGAGCGCAGATCCGCTTACCACAACAGGAATGTCAATTTTGGCCACCAGACGGCTAAAGTCGGTCGGCTCGGTTTCGGTCGCGATGCACACCTTCGGCTGGGAGGAGATCTGCGGCGCCATGTCCTGAAAGTAGTCTACCTCCGGCTGCGGCTCGGTCGGGGACGGCGGCTGGGCCAGCGTTTCCCGGTACCGCTCGATGTGCTCCTCGACCGTGCGGGGCGAATCGTCCCACGAGTTCCAGTCCTTCTCGGGGACGTTCTTGCCGCCGGCTGTGGTGCGGCCGCCGGCCGGATACCGGTCGACGCTGACCGCGCTCAGCACCTCGCATTCGCTCGCGGACAGCTTTCGGCGGCgggcaaaacaacacatcgCCCGCTTCAGCACGCCCACAATCGCTAGCAGCAGTTGCCGGATCCGGTTCATCACCAGCTCTGTGATCATCGCTCACACTCCTGTCTGCAGGGCAGTCAACTTCCGGTCACGGACCGACCAAGGGCAGTGTGTGGTTCGGTGTAATGTGTAAAGACAACCTAAAAGGGCCAGAGCAAACGGGCTAGGGATTAGCTGGTTCGGTATTCGACAGGGCGTCAGACAATCACTGTTTATAATGTCCCTCAATGGCACACTGACTGGATAACAGCAAGGAGTGCACTTACttggaaaaggaaaatcacATTTAAAACCCGCTGGCCATCTTCTCTGGTTGTACATCCACTCTTTACGGTGGCTGTAATGTTTACGTACCGATTTGTCTTCACCCGAGCAGGGGATGGGGGGGGAGAAGATTGACAGCTCGATCTGTCATACTCGTGCACATACAcggcttcttcttcctccgtACCTTTCGCTGACAGCTGATGAAGCACTGGCTTTGAATTCCTATAGGAAATCTCGTTGTTCATTAGATTCTAGCTGCTTTATTTTCTCTTACAACACTTTAGAATCAGAATAAGGAATAACAACgggatgtaaaaaaaagatcatgtttgtgtttggtatAGCGATAGAAGAAATACAACGTTCAAACTTTAGTTCAATCAATGTGAcaaatacaggcggtccccgagatacacggtacctcttatacgcggttttccaaatttgacagttctttgagcaaattgtactgatttgacacagctattgtgaaataccaaataatttccgtattgACCGAATGTGAAataccatttcaaaaggttttaaCCTGTTCAATTCAGtagaaacatatcaaataatgaatttggtggttaaaatcatcctctacttgcaaaattgcacgaaaattagagatattttggctggaaatcacgagattcgacttacgcggaaattcgagatacgcggtattttgcggccgttttcggtccccattaaccgtgtatctcggggaccgcctgtagtttattattattattaaattttgtaCTATTTTCTTCTAATGTAAAACACAAGTATGAAAACAGTATTATCAATAAAAATTCTGCCCTGCTTCTGCGTGCAGGCTTTTACAGTTTTTCCCGATCAGTTTGTGTGacgatttgtttttcaaaatcaCATGACTGTAAAGGAGTATCCATGCACAGTTTTCAACGAGCAGCCCTCGGACTGTTCTTCTGTGATTGTAATCAGAATGTATTATTCGTATTGGATTATTCGTATGCCTTGCATGCTGCACCGTATTTGCGTGTAATGTGTTACCTaggttttttaaatttatattttgacAATTGTACCCAATAAAATGCATgttcatgattttgtttattattttaattcgatAACAGAATAAAAATAGTGACAATTGTTTGCCTCATTGTTGCAAAACTGCGAGAATGTGAAGGGGTTTAATAGATGCTCAATCACTAGCATCAGCACCAGCGACGTCCTATAACATTTGCTGCAATCCTAACACATTGCAAATCGAGAAAAACTATATTGGCAGCTCGCTTTCTAACGGACGGGGAAGATGAAAGCGACCAATGCATGCGGATGAATAGTAACAAACAAGAATATGAAGCTGTCTCCGAAATTACTGCTGACACTACTCGTAAAAAAATGATATAACAATGCTAAACAACTGAGACCATTCCAGGCGGGAAACCGTAAAAACCAACCTTCCACCACGGCCGACGCTGCTTCGCAACGGTCATTTCGTACGGGAAGATGCAGCTCGCacgaaggagagagaaaaaaaacgcgcgCAGGTCTACCACATCACGATTGCAAATAGAGGGCCCCGGTTCGTACCAGGAGCGCACGCTCGGCCGAAGCTGTCGCTTTCCGCGCCGACCGTGCGCCGTTTGTACCGCAACGAGCAAGTAGAGCGAGCAAGCAGCCGGCCTCCGATAGAACTTACCACATGCCGGTGCCCATCGCTGCGCAtgcaatatgtttttttacccGTCGCTCGCCACCAGGAGCGAAGATACTGCGCGCACCCTCTCTCCGGGGGCCTCTTCCGCGAACCAAGGGCGTCGAAAAGTCAAGCGCCGTCGTCGGTCGTGGTTCGACATCTCGAGGTTTGCGAGCCGAGTTCGCTACGTCTGGATGGAAACCGGGCCGGACTCGTTCGACAGAGTTTTATCCTGTGACAGGGGCGCAGGACAGCCGAGAGCACTCTGCTCGCGCTCACTCGCACCAGACGgcaaaccagcagcagcttggcAACCGGATCCGAACGGGTGTTGCCTTCAAACGCACCGTTGACACTAGGCAGCATGGAGAAGAACTCTGAATGCGGGAAATATTGAATCCATTTACGTTCGTGTTGTGCTAGCTTGCTTGTAATAcgcatttatttaatttgataGGAATAAGTGCAATACACCGAATAGCTTTACTCAGAAGTAGGTGCCTCGTGAAGACAATGACAAACCGGTAAAGAGACTGTACGGCATCGGAACGGCCAATTTAAATCGTGAAATTTTCTTCGCTGGTGGAAATGAAGCAAATTACCCAACGCTccagcaccaatcgaacacgacatcgaacatgaaaaaatgtatgggatttgacaggtTTGATTTTGCAACcaacaaatcgaacatgtcaaatcccatacattgtgttcgattggtgctagagCGCTCGGTTAGATGTCTAGctgcaaattattttttttccacaGGAGCGCATGTTGCAGCAGTCTGCCACGACTGCTGTTGATGTATCCGGAGCGTACGCGGGAAACCCTGGAGACAGGCGCAACCGCTTGGCGTTTATAAGCCGTGGTGTAGCGATGTACCGAAAGCTGGGCGAACAACGATTGTAGCTCTCGAAATTGCTTTTTGAAAAGTGCAGACAAAGAGTGGCGAGCACTGAACAGCATTCCTCTTCCGTCTGGTGCAATCTGTAATCGTTCAGCGTCGTAGCAAACGGCATCCTCACTGCAGCACACAAAGCAGTCGATATCAAGTGTCGTATTTTCTGTCGCATTGCCAACGGTACCGGCTGCCGGCGGGATGTGTGCGACGCGGTTGACAGCCGGAGAACAAAGAAAAATCCGTAGCTGTCAGTTGTCGCCGCACCGTTTCGGCTGCTGAACAAGTTTATCCTAGACGCACCAGCAACCGGGAGCGCAGCAGCTCGAGCAGGGCGCGTTGCGGTGCGCACGAAAACGTCGCCAGGAACAACGGCGGTCCCGCGGGCCCGTGACAGTTGAGATTGCGTCCGCTCGGCACATCCAAGCAGCGAAAATAAGCGTTGCGGGTACTTGTCGCGACAGCAAATTCGCCGTGACGAAAACATTAAGCGAAAATGTGTTCTTTTGAAACGAATCTCGGTTGTAAAACTAAGCATTAATTTCAATATTCAACGTGCACCCGGATGGAGGGAAATCCCAACCAAGAATCTTCGGGGCACAAACAAACCGCATTCAAAAACGTACACACCCTTTCGAGGAAACGCACTCGCGTCTCATCACAACGGTTTCGCGAGCGAGAAAAGCGACGCTGCAAATACGTCTGGTTTGACGCAAATGCTACCAAAAGCGCAGGAACCGTGGTAGGCTCCCTGGTGCGTGTGGCAAAGGGCGCGCAATGCTCCACGGAGACGATGGGTGACGTTTCGAATGGCCTCGAATCGCGAAACGACCAGACGAAGGCAGGGCGTGAAGCATCGGGCTGTAGATTAGATTGCACAAAGTAGCTTTTCAACAGAACGCTATcgaatatttcattttatgcCACAAGGGTGTAACGCCGTTTATGCGAACAAAGGTGCAAAACACATTAATGCATCCATTGTCCCTTGTTGCCGAATGTCGTagaagctttttgtttgttttacatttattttag
The Anopheles arabiensis isolate DONGOLA chromosome X, AaraD3, whole genome shotgun sequence DNA segment above includes these coding regions:
- the LOC120906409 gene encoding receptor-binding cancer antigen expressed on SiSo cells, yielding MITELVMNRIRQLLLAIVGVLKRAMCCFARRRKLSASECEVLSAVSVDRYPAGGRTTAGGKNVPEKDWNSWDDSPRTVEEHIERYRETLAQPPSPTEPQPEVDYFQDMAPQISSQPKVCIATETEPTDFSRLVAKIDIPVVNELEDWNEGERSGWDDADETTTKQLIRETRKELRAQRHQQNRHQLESSYA